From Brassica rapa cultivar Chiifu-401-42 chromosome A06, CAAS_Brap_v3.01, whole genome shotgun sequence:
GAGTTCATTTTATAAACAATGAATTAACAAAGATGGTGAGAGAAACACATGAGCTAGTTTGTTTTCAGCGGTCAATAATGCtgattaacatttttaaatcaTTGATTATTTTACTACAGTTTTATAAGATATCGTGTTCAGTCATTGTCCTAACTCCTAATATGAACAAAAGAAAGTATTAAGGCCTCGACTGAATCAACACACCAGTTCTTTATGTTTTACATTTATGGTGGCCGCAACTGTAATGTAATTTTCACTTTACATgtaaaaatcaagaaaacagAATGGTGAGAACTACACATTTGACATAGAATGGTGAGAAATACACATTTGACAAATGGGACATCTCACTATGTAAATGCATCTTTACTCAACACTAGGGAAAAATGTAAATCGATGGAAACAACATACGTAGATTACAGAGCTGAATAAGCGTGGTAGTTGGATAGAGTAAATAGGCATTCGGATCGGCATTAATCTCTTCTGTAGAAATGAATGTGTGCTTCACTTTCGACCGAACTACTCAACAACTTATCTTTCCTAGGAAATAAGAAACGTAAATTATATGGAAAGAAATATTTTCTATTTGGCACTTACAATTTAATGATTAATATAGATTCATATttgtcaaaaaatataaaaaaactcaAGAAGTGTTGTATTTTGTATCTGTCACATTTAAATTCCACGCTTTAAGCTCTAAACATATAATATGAAGTTGTGAACACGGGGTATTTTAAATTCTACGTTTAGTTGCTTTCTAGATTATCATTTGGCTCGGGGTAGTATTGTTTCTTGGCTCCGGAAAGAATCTTTACTTTGGTATAATAATTCACGTTTAAATTTCAATATTAATCCaacaaatgacaaaaaaaaaaagaaaaaaattgtgaacACGGGATTATAATGGAAATACACtaatctctctcttttttttttaatttttttaacaacgaAAATAGACTAATCTCACACTCCGTTTTTATGACACCAACGTAGATTTAAAAGCACACATTAATACTAACAGATTATTAATCCAGTTAacataataatatttcatttaagGATTTAGGACAACATGTAGTACAGTAGTACTAAGCAGAGTTTGAAACCACGCGGTCCTCAACAAAATCCTTAATCTGCTGGATTAACTGGCCAGCCTCCGGCAACTCAGGAAAGATATAAAACGCATGGAACATGTTTGGATACTCGACTAGCTTTGCTCTCTTCCCGGATAACTTTAACCACTCGTAGTAACTTCTCTGCCAATCCTTTAACGGGTCGAACCCGGCCACCACCACCATCGTATCCGGATAATCCAGACCCGATATGTCCACAACGCTCGGTTTCGCCGCCTCGTGATCCCGGTTCGCTCCCTCCGGCAGCATCGCCCTCCAGCACCAGTCAGTCCTCTCCGGCGAAACCAGAGGCATTCCGACGAGGCTCCTCTCCGCCTCCGTCCTCTCTTCTCCGCCGAAGAAAGGCTGGATCGAGATCATTCCGACGAGCTTCACGGCGGCGAAACAGCGCTCGCGGCAGACTCGTATCGCCACGTTGTGCGCGATGTTCCCGCCGGCGCTGTCTCCGGCGAAGAAGCACCTCGAGAGATCGGCGTTCGCCGGGAGAACCTTACCGCGGTTCTCCTCGAGGAACTTCACGACGTCGAAACCGTCGTCGTACTGAGCAGGGTAACGGTGCTCCGGAGCGAGA
This genomic window contains:
- the LOC103874224 gene encoding probable carboxylesterase 18; the encoded protein is MATDNNKHQNKKLTIPFKTRIAVAVLNTFTDNAQRPDGSINRRLLRLVDFRAPPNPKPVNSVSTSDFVVDPSRDLWFRLFTPHVSGDRIPLVIFFHGGGFAFLSPNAYAYDSVCRRFARKIPAYVVSVNYRLAPEHRYPAQYDDGFDVVKFLEENRGKVLPANADLSRCFFAGDSAGGNIAHNVAIRVCRERCFAAVKLVGMISIQPFFGGEERTEAERSLVGMPLVSPERTDWCWRAMLPEGANRDHEAAKPSVVDISGLDYPDTMVVVAGFDPLKDWQRSYYEWLKLSGKRAKLVEYPNMFHAFYIFPELPEAGQLIQQIKDFVEDRVVSNSA